The following are encoded together in the Thermus filiformis genome:
- a CDS encoding serine/threonine-protein kinase: protein MSLVGETLLNRYKVVRPLARGALATVYLAFDLFGTPYAVKAFPRGLRGRAEREYRVGRALDHPHINPVLALLEEREDRGAALLLAYAPGERFLDWRPGADRGAVLSVFRQLLEALAHMHERGFVHRDVKPENLVVAPTLEARLLDFDLSGPIGEVFRVRVRLGTLAYLAPEQVLGQSPGPEADLYSAGVLLYWALAGELPFTGSPEEVAQAHLHAPPPPIPGLEEELWAYLRRLLAKDPKERFPSAREALLAFPYR from the coding sequence GTGAGCCTGGTGGGGGAAACCCTGCTCAACCGGTACAAGGTGGTGCGCCCCCTGGCCCGGGGGGCTTTGGCCACCGTCTACCTGGCCTTTGACCTCTTCGGGACCCCCTACGCGGTCAAGGCCTTCCCCCGGGGCCTGAGGGGCCGGGCCGAGCGGGAGTACCGGGTGGGCCGGGCCCTGGACCACCCCCACATCAACCCGGTGCTGGCCCTTTTGGAGGAGAGGGAGGACCGAGGGGCGGCCCTCCTCTTGGCCTACGCCCCGGGGGAGCGGTTCTTGGACTGGCGGCCGGGGGCGGACCGGGGGGCGGTTCTCTCCGTCTTCCGCCAGCTCCTCGAGGCCCTGGCCCACATGCACGAGCGGGGCTTCGTCCACCGGGACGTGAAGCCGGAGAACCTGGTGGTCGCCCCCACCCTGGAGGCGCGGCTTCTGGACTTTGACCTCTCCGGGCCCATCGGGGAGGTCTTCCGCGTCCGGGTGCGGCTGGGCACCCTGGCCTACCTGGCCCCGGAGCAGGTCCTGGGCCAAAGCCCTGGGCCAGAGGCCGACCTCTACTCCGCCGGGGTCCTCCTCTACTGGGCCCTGGCCGGGGAGCTCCCCTTCACCGGGAGCCCGGAGGAGGTGGCCCAAGCCCACCTCCACGCCCCCCCGCCCCCCATCCCTGGCCTCGAGGAAGAGCTCTGGGCCTACCTGCGCCGCCTCCTGGCCAAGGACCCCAAGGAGCGCTTCCCCTCGGCCCGGGAGGCCCTTTTGGCCTTTCCCTACCGGTAG
- a CDS encoding patatin-like phospholipase family protein, which yields MRALVLSGGGARGLAHIGALEVFQEQGIAFDLVVGTSMGAIVGALFAAGRSPAEILALARKTPWLSLLGLSPREGIFSRRKLSGFLAEHLPPRFEDLPLPLVVTAVDLERGRPLYLRQGELVSAVLASAAYPGLLAPVEREGVLLVDGGVLDNLPVDAARFLGAEEVYAVDVSAEVFGEALPRNLLGVARRAVDLMQAQLTALRLALYPPEVYVRPRLLGVGIEAFGRLEEIYQAGKEAARAALAE from the coding sequence ATGCGGGCCTTGGTCCTTTCCGGCGGCGGGGCCAGGGGGCTGGCCCACATCGGGGCTTTGGAGGTCTTCCAGGAGCAGGGCATCGCCTTTGACCTGGTGGTGGGGACGAGCATGGGGGCCATCGTGGGGGCCCTCTTCGCGGCCGGCCGTTCCCCGGCGGAGATCCTGGCCCTCGCCCGCAAGACCCCCTGGCTCTCCCTCCTCGGCCTCTCCCCCCGGGAGGGGATCTTCTCCCGCCGCAAGCTCTCGGGTTTTCTGGCCGAGCACCTCCCCCCCCGGTTTGAGGACCTCCCTCTGCCCCTGGTGGTCACGGCGGTGGACCTGGAGCGGGGCCGGCCCCTCTACCTGCGCCAGGGGGAGCTGGTGAGCGCCGTCCTGGCCTCCGCCGCCTACCCCGGCCTCCTGGCCCCGGTGGAGCGGGAGGGGGTCCTCTTGGTGGATGGGGGGGTGCTGGACAACCTGCCCGTGGACGCGGCCCGGTTCCTGGGGGCGGAGGAGGTCTACGCGGTGGACGTGAGCGCCGAGGTCTTTGGGGAGGCCCTTCCCCGGAACCTCCTGGGGGTGGCCCGGCGGGCGGTGGACCTGATGCAGGCCCAGCTCACCGCCCTCCGGCTCGCCCTCTACCCCCCGGAGGTCTACGTCCGCCCGCGGCTTTTGGGGGTGGGGATAGAGGCCTTCGGCCGGCTCGAGGAGATCTACCAAGCGGGCAAGGAGGCGGCGAGGGCTGCCCTGGCGGAGTAG
- the lepB gene encoding signal peptidase I: MRAFLEYLWKEWFRQVGEALLVAFLVTTFVFTTVGVVGQSMFPTLRNGERVLVPKWETWLVRFGLAEWRRGEIAILKPPEGTPYSVARFPVLGFSFRAFFIKRIVAVPGDEVYVERGVVYVNGKPLDERHISDYIQVWPDSFPGACYKDGKLTRVITQQGEFSLALLPPYLKPLVSMLEPPDEATVERSRLEETCVVGRIRLAKDYYFVMGDNRSLGGSEDSRTFGPVHKSAIAGRASFVWWPVFVRDEKGIRLNLRSLPVPPAYRLE; encoded by the coding sequence ATGCGGGCGTTTCTGGAATACCTTTGGAAAGAGTGGTTCCGTCAGGTGGGGGAGGCCCTCCTGGTGGCCTTCTTGGTCACCACCTTCGTCTTCACCACCGTGGGGGTGGTGGGGCAGAGCATGTTCCCCACCCTGAGGAACGGGGAGCGGGTCCTGGTGCCCAAGTGGGAGACCTGGCTGGTCCGCTTTGGCCTCGCCGAGTGGCGGCGGGGGGAGATCGCCATTTTGAAGCCGCCGGAGGGCACCCCCTACTCCGTGGCCCGCTTCCCCGTCTTGGGCTTTTCCTTCCGGGCCTTCTTCATCAAGCGGATCGTGGCCGTCCCGGGGGACGAGGTCTACGTGGAGCGGGGGGTGGTGTACGTGAACGGGAAGCCCCTGGACGAGCGGCACATCTCGGACTACATCCAGGTCTGGCCCGACTCCTTCCCCGGGGCCTGTTACAAGGACGGGAAGCTCACCCGGGTCATCACCCAGCAGGGGGAGTTCTCCCTGGCCCTTCTGCCCCCCTACCTGAAGCCTCTGGTCTCCATGCTTGAGCCCCCGGACGAGGCCACGGTGGAGCGGAGCCGGCTGGAGGAGACCTGCGTGGTGGGCCGGATCCGGCTGGCCAAGGACTACTACTTCGTCATGGGGGACAACCGGAGCCTGGGGGGCTCGGAGGACAGCCGCACCTTCGGCCCGGTGCACAAGTCCGCCATCGCCGGGCGGGCCAGCTTCGTCTGGTGGCCCGTTTTCGTCCGGGACGAGAAGGGCATTCGGCTGAACCTGCGAAGCCTCCCCGTCCCCCCCGCCTACCGGCTGGAGTAG
- a CDS encoding LUD domain-containing protein — protein MSREEVLKRIREALKDRPRAEHPGRLHLPSPPDLLDLFLRRLEENGAEGRRVARAQARAQIEALAQGFSGVAVGRGVPLDLRPALPLLPPEEAPLGLSLAAFGVAETGTVALSSADGRKAQLLPPVHLVLLERARLYPTLLEALLELEELPSALGLHSGPSKSADIGQVMVKGVHGPGRLIVLVLD, from the coding sequence ATGAGCCGCGAGGAAGTCCTGAAACGGATCCGGGAGGCCCTGAAGGACCGGCCCCGGGCGGAGCACCCGGGAAGGCTCCACCTGCCCTCCCCCCCGGACCTTTTGGACCTCTTCCTGCGCCGCCTGGAGGAGAACGGAGCGGAGGGGCGCCGGGTGGCCCGGGCCCAGGCCCGAGCCCAGATCGAGGCCCTGGCCCAGGGGTTTTCCGGGGTGGCGGTGGGCCGGGGCGTCCCTTTAGACCTCCGCCCCGCCCTCCCCCTCCTGCCCCCCGAGGAGGCCCCCCTGGGGCTGAGCCTGGCCGCCTTCGGGGTGGCCGAGACCGGGACCGTGGCCCTCTCCAGCGCGGACGGGCGGAAGGCCCAGCTCCTTCCTCCCGTCCACCTGGTCCTCCTGGAACGGGCGAGGCTTTACCCCACCCTCCTCGAGGCCCTTTTGGAGCTGGAGGAGCTTCCGAGCGCCCTCGGCCTCCACTCGGGCCCCTCCAAGAGCGCGGACATCGGCCAGGTGATGGTCAAGGGGGTCCACGGCCCGGGCCGGCTGATCGTGCTCGTCCTGGACTAG
- a CDS encoding LutB/LldF family L-lactate oxidation iron-sulfur protein: MRARDYPKEAARLLKERPQVKEAVGGATRHFDQNRQRAYREVDAEALREWARRVKDHLLTHLDLYLEKAEAALKRNGVQVHWARDKEEARRVLAHLVREKGVRRAVKGKSMLSEELEVNPLLEGLGVEVFETDLGEYILQLLGQPPSHIVGPAIHLSLGEIRRLFHARFQTPLDAPPEELAQVARRTLREAFLSADLGISGANFLVAETGTIALMENEGNIRLSTSLPRVHVALVGIEKLLPHLEDLAHFLSLTARAATGQRLSTYVSLIQGPARPGEEGPQEVHVVLVDNGRTALLADPEAWETLRCLRCGACLNACPVYRQTGGHPYGYVYSGPIGAVLDPGLLGLEEAHPLPYASTLCGACLEACPVKIPIPRLLLTWRHRAVEEGLGPGWERAAMRAFAEVMTRPGLYRVFSKGLRGLLALPGGEGLLENRDLPLIRAWTQGRSGLRPSPRPFHELWEEA; this comes from the coding sequence ATGCGCGCGCGTGACTACCCCAAGGAGGCGGCGCGGCTTCTTAAGGAGAGGCCACAGGTCAAGGAGGCGGTGGGCGGGGCCACCCGGCACTTTGACCAAAACCGCCAAAGGGCCTACCGGGAGGTGGACGCGGAGGCCCTCAGGGAGTGGGCCAGGCGGGTGAAGGACCACCTCCTCACCCACTTAGACCTCTACCTGGAAAAGGCGGAGGCCGCCCTAAAGCGGAACGGGGTCCAGGTCCACTGGGCCCGGGACAAGGAGGAGGCCCGGCGCGTCCTGGCCCACCTGGTGCGGGAGAAGGGGGTGCGGCGGGCGGTCAAGGGGAAGAGCATGCTCTCGGAGGAGCTCGAGGTCAACCCCCTCCTGGAGGGCCTGGGGGTGGAGGTCTTTGAGACCGACCTCGGGGAGTACATCCTCCAGCTTCTGGGCCAGCCCCCAAGCCACATCGTGGGGCCCGCCATCCACCTCTCCTTGGGGGAGATCCGCCGGCTCTTCCACGCGCGCTTCCAAACCCCCCTGGACGCCCCGCCTGAGGAGCTGGCCCAGGTGGCCCGCAGGACCCTGCGGGAAGCCTTCCTGAGCGCGGATCTGGGGATCAGCGGGGCCAACTTCCTGGTGGCGGAAACGGGCACGATCGCCCTCATGGAGAACGAGGGGAACATCCGGCTCTCCACCAGCCTCCCCCGGGTGCACGTGGCCCTGGTGGGGATTGAGAAGCTCCTCCCCCACCTGGAGGACCTGGCCCACTTCCTCTCCCTCACCGCCCGGGCCGCCACCGGCCAGCGGCTTTCCACCTACGTCAGCCTGATCCAGGGGCCGGCCCGGCCGGGGGAGGAGGGGCCACAGGAGGTCCACGTGGTCCTGGTGGACAACGGCCGCACCGCTCTCCTGGCCGACCCCGAGGCCTGGGAGACCCTGCGGTGCCTCCGGTGTGGGGCCTGCCTCAACGCCTGCCCCGTCTACCGGCAGACCGGGGGGCACCCCTACGGCTACGTCTACTCCGGCCCCATCGGGGCGGTCCTGGACCCCGGCCTCCTGGGCCTGGAAGAGGCCCACCCCCTCCCCTACGCCAGCACCCTGTGCGGGGCCTGCCTCGAGGCCTGCCCGGTCAAGATCCCCATCCCCCGCCTCCTCCTCACCTGGCGGCACCGGGCGGTGGAGGAGGGGCTCGGCCCCGGGTGGGAGCGGGCGGCCATGCGGGCCTTCGCCGAGGTCATGACCCGCCCCGGCCTCTACCGGGTCTTCTCCAAGGGGCTTCGGGGCCTCCTGGCCCTCCCCGGGGGGGAAGGCCTCCTGGAAAACCGCGACCTGCCCCTGATCCGGGCCTGGACCCAGGGGCGCTCCGGCCTCCGGCCCAGCCCCCGGCCCTTCCACGAGCTTTGGGAGGAAGCATGA
- a CDS encoding (Fe-S)-binding protein, which produces MRVSLFITCLADQFYAEAGVAAVRLLRALGVEVDFPPGQTCCGQPAYNAGYLPEARAVARHTLEVFRESEYVVLPSGSCTSMVHHYPELFAGHTPYREAVALKERTFELSQFLVRVLGVTRLGEGLKGVRVAYHHGCHALRELGIREEPLLLLQNAGAELVPWEAAEECCGFGGLFSVKLPEVSLSMADRKLETLEAEVLTSTDAGCLLHLSGRLEDRGQKVRVAPLATLLWEAYARA; this is translated from the coding sequence ATGCGGGTCAGCCTCTTCATCACCTGCCTGGCCGACCAGTTCTACGCGGAGGCCGGGGTGGCCGCGGTGCGGCTTCTGCGGGCTTTGGGGGTGGAGGTGGACTTCCCGCCCGGCCAGACCTGCTGCGGCCAGCCCGCCTACAACGCGGGCTACCTCCCGGAGGCCCGGGCCGTGGCCCGGCACACCCTCGAGGTCTTCCGGGAGAGCGAGTACGTGGTCCTCCCCTCGGGAAGCTGCACCAGCATGGTCCACCACTACCCGGAGCTCTTCGCGGGCCACACCCCCTACCGGGAGGCGGTGGCCCTCAAGGAGCGGACCTTTGAGCTCTCCCAGTTCCTGGTCCGGGTCCTGGGGGTGACCCGGCTGGGGGAGGGGCTTAAAGGGGTGAGGGTGGCCTACCACCACGGCTGCCACGCCCTGCGGGAGCTGGGCATCCGGGAGGAGCCCCTCCTCCTCCTGCAAAACGCCGGGGCGGAGCTCGTCCCCTGGGAGGCGGCCGAGGAGTGCTGCGGCTTCGGGGGGCTCTTCTCGGTGAAGCTCCCCGAGGTCTCCTTAAGCATGGCCGACCGGAAGCTGGAGACCCTGGAGGCGGAGGTCCTCACCTCCACCGACGCGGGCTGCCTCCTCCACCTCTCGGGCCGGCTGGAGGACCGGGGCCAAAAAGTCCGGGTGGCCCCCCTGGCCACCCTGCTATGGGAGGCGTATGCGCGCGCGTGA
- a CDS encoding sensor histidine kinase, translated as MSLTARLFLAFGLLWALLLLASLATARRAVEGSLRGHLEATLLQDARRVAEAYTRGQAGTPLATGGVRLHLYAEDGTPLVLTDPAHRLEAARVREAQKTPRLLQEEGFAAALVRTPLGILALTQDTRYIQEALAALDRGLLLAFLLLFPVGLLLVYLTARLIAAPLRRAAREVARRGPEDLEPLPPGGRDEVGAMVESVNRLLQALKEAKEREKTFLAEVSHELRTPLTVLLGHLERLPKSPESLEALRRTALHLNRLVEDLLALARGEVERNLNLHVVDLWDLLQEVAREQGVRAEGERAEVLGDPDRLLQLFRNLVHNGVRAAGPQGVRLRLWKEAGWARVEVEDEGPGIPEDLLPHLFQRFTKGPGGGTGLGLAIARQIAQAHGGGIGVESRPGRTVFTVRLPLLQEEVE; from the coding sequence ATGAGCCTCACCGCCCGGCTCTTCCTGGCCTTCGGCCTCCTGTGGGCCCTCCTCCTCCTGGCCTCCTTGGCCACGGCCCGGCGGGCGGTGGAGGGGAGCCTCCGGGGGCACCTCGAGGCCACCCTCCTCCAGGACGCGCGCCGGGTGGCCGAGGCCTACACCCGCGGCCAGGCGGGCACCCCCCTGGCCACGGGGGGGGTGCGGCTCCACCTCTACGCGGAGGACGGCACCCCCCTGGTCCTCACCGACCCCGCCCACCGCCTCGAGGCCGCCCGGGTGCGGGAGGCCCAAAAGACCCCCCGCCTCCTCCAAGAGGAGGGGTTCGCCGCCGCCCTGGTCCGCACCCCCTTGGGCATTCTGGCCCTCACCCAGGACACCCGGTACATCCAGGAGGCCCTGGCCGCCCTGGACCGGGGCCTTCTTTTGGCCTTCCTCCTCCTCTTCCCGGTGGGCCTCCTCCTGGTCTACCTCACCGCCCGGCTCATCGCCGCCCCCCTGCGCCGGGCGGCCCGGGAGGTGGCCCGGCGGGGGCCGGAGGACCTGGAGCCCCTGCCCCCCGGGGGCCGGGACGAGGTGGGGGCGATGGTGGAAAGCGTGAACCGCCTCCTCCAAGCCCTCAAGGAGGCCAAGGAGCGGGAGAAGACCTTCCTGGCCGAGGTCTCCCACGAGCTCCGAACCCCCCTCACCGTTCTTTTAGGCCACCTGGAGCGCCTCCCCAAAAGCCCGGAGAGCCTCGAGGCCCTGCGGAGGACCGCCCTCCACCTGAACCGGCTGGTGGAGGACCTCCTGGCCCTGGCCCGGGGGGAGGTGGAGCGGAACCTGAACCTGCATGTGGTGGACCTCTGGGACCTCCTCCAGGAGGTGGCCCGGGAGCAGGGGGTGCGGGCGGAGGGGGAGAGGGCGGAGGTCCTGGGGGACCCCGACCGGCTCCTCCAGCTCTTCCGCAACCTGGTGCACAACGGGGTGCGGGCCGCGGGGCCCCAAGGGGTGCGCCTGCGGCTTTGGAAGGAGGCGGGCTGGGCCCGGGTGGAGGTGGAGGACGAGGGGCCCGGGATCCCGGAAGACCTCCTCCCCCACCTCTTCCAGCGCTTCACCAAGGGGCCGGGGGGCGGGACGGGGCTCGGCCTGGCCATCGCCCGCCAGATCGCCCAAGCCCACGGGGGAGGGATCGGGGTGGAGAGCCGGCCGGGGCGGACGGTCTTCACCGTGCGGCTTCCCCTCTTGCAGGAGGAGGTAGAATAG
- a CDS encoding response regulator transcription factor, protein MKRILIIEDDPEIAELLRLELEEAGFQVDWAPSGMRGLVRLREGRPDLVILDLGLPDLDGAEVARRIRATGDTPILVLTAQDAVDRKVSLLLEGADDYMVKPFHPKELLARVQVQLRNREGSEVLSAGGLELYPRKRLVRFQDREVRLSPKEFDLLHLLLSRPGRVFSRQEIEERLWGRPLEKDSNLVDVHVANLRAKLREAGAYGYLRTVRGVGYAIRPRE, encoded by the coding sequence ATGAAGCGGATCCTGATCATAGAGGACGACCCCGAGATCGCCGAGCTCCTCCGCCTGGAGCTGGAGGAGGCGGGCTTCCAGGTGGACTGGGCCCCAAGCGGCATGCGGGGCCTGGTCCGGCTCAGGGAGGGCCGGCCCGACCTGGTCATTTTGGACCTGGGCCTGCCCGACCTGGACGGGGCGGAGGTGGCCCGGCGCATCCGCGCCACCGGCGACACCCCCATCCTGGTCCTCACCGCCCAGGACGCGGTGGACCGGAAGGTCTCCCTGCTTTTGGAAGGGGCGGACGACTACATGGTCAAGCCCTTCCACCCCAAGGAGCTCCTGGCCCGGGTCCAGGTCCAGCTCCGCAACCGGGAGGGGAGCGAGGTCCTCTCCGCCGGGGGGCTGGAGCTCTACCCCCGGAAGCGCCTGGTCCGGTTCCAGGACCGGGAGGTGCGCCTCTCCCCCAAGGAGTTTGACCTCCTCCACCTCCTCCTCTCCCGGCCGGGCCGGGTCTTCAGCCGTCAGGAGATAGAGGAAAGGCTCTGGGGGAGGCCCTTGGAGAAGGACTCCAACCTGGTGGACGTGCACGTGGCCAACCTCCGGGCCAAGCTGCGGGAGGCGGGGGCCTACGGGTACCTGCGCACCGTCCGGGGGGTGGGCTACGCGATAAGGCCCCGGGAATGA
- a CDS encoding DUF502 domain-containing protein, giving the protein MKGLRLRWGERFIAGLAALLPLLVTLYFLAWVYTSSGGLITTFLRALGLEAPPSLKPILPFVGLLLAVVLIYLVGLLTENYLGRRLILSLERSLTVFPIVRDIYKAVQQIASTLFSRSEVRFARAAAIEYPRRGLYTLCFVVQPVGRRLPPLPEGYVAVLVPTSPVPASGMVILVPEAEVLPLEISVEEALRYVVSAGFLLPERDLKALTSLPDLTAMTHKAPGT; this is encoded by the coding sequence ATGAAGGGGCTTAGGCTTCGCTGGGGAGAGCGCTTCATCGCCGGCCTCGCCGCCCTTCTTCCCCTCCTGGTCACCCTCTACTTCCTGGCCTGGGTCTACACCTCCTCCGGGGGGCTGATCACCACCTTCCTCCGGGCCCTGGGCCTCGAGGCCCCTCCCTCTCTGAAGCCCATCCTCCCCTTTGTGGGCCTCCTTTTGGCGGTGGTCCTCATCTATTTGGTGGGCCTCCTGACGGAGAACTACCTGGGGCGCCGGCTCATCCTCTCCCTGGAGCGCTCCCTGACCGTCTTCCCCATCGTCCGGGACATTTACAAGGCCGTCCAGCAGATCGCCTCCACCCTCTTCAGCCGCTCCGAGGTCCGGTTCGCCCGGGCCGCGGCCATAGAGTACCCCCGCCGGGGGCTTTATACCCTCTGCTTCGTGGTCCAGCCCGTGGGCCGGAGACTCCCTCCCCTGCCCGAGGGGTACGTGGCCGTCCTGGTCCCCACCAGCCCCGTCCCCGCCTCGGGGATGGTGATCCTGGTGCCGGAGGCGGAGGTCCTCCCCCTGGAGATCAGCGTGGAGGAGGCCCTGCGCTACGTGGTCTCCGCGGGCTTCCTCCTGCCGGAGAGGGATTTAAAGGCCTTAACCTCCCTCCCAGACTTGACCGCTATGACGCATAAAGCCCCAGGAACCTGA
- a CDS encoding helix-turn-helix domain-containing protein, with the protein MTKTRETLSFKAGEVILYPGVPGPRETPFRVERGLVRLQTVDEEGGALTLRFVQKGGYFGEEALFGLERPYFAEAVTPVELTPLPDPSPEETQALLAHLAQALSATYRRMVRLATQRLKNRMAAALLELAETPLAQEEEGRVVLRATHDELAWAVGSVRETVTKVIGELAREGYIRSGYGRIVLLDPQGLRALAQARA; encoded by the coding sequence ATGACCAAGACCAGGGAGACCCTTTCCTTCAAGGCGGGCGAAGTCATCCTCTACCCCGGGGTGCCCGGCCCCCGGGAGACCCCCTTCCGGGTGGAACGGGGCCTGGTCCGTCTCCAGACGGTGGACGAGGAGGGCGGGGCCCTGACCCTGCGCTTCGTCCAGAAGGGGGGGTACTTCGGGGAGGAGGCCCTGTTCGGCCTCGAGCGCCCCTACTTCGCCGAGGCGGTGACCCCGGTGGAGCTCACCCCCCTGCCCGACCCCTCCCCCGAGGAGACCCAGGCCCTCCTGGCCCACCTGGCCCAGGCCCTCTCCGCCACCTACCGGCGGATGGTCCGCCTGGCCACCCAGAGGCTGAAGAACCGGATGGCGGCGGCCCTTCTGGAGCTGGCCGAGACCCCTTTGGCCCAGGAGGAGGAGGGGCGGGTGGTCCTGCGGGCCACCCACGACGAGCTGGCCTGGGCGGTGGGGAGCGTGCGGGAGACGGTGACCAAGGTCATCGGGGAGCTGGCCCGGGAGGGGTACATCCGCTCGGGGTACGGGCGCATCGTCCTCCTGGACCCCCAGGGGCTTAGGGCCCTGGCCCAGGCCCGGGCCTAG
- the cutA gene encoding divalent-cation tolerance protein CutA, with the protein MEEVVLITVPTEEKAREIARALVEERLAACVNILPGLTSVYRWQGEVVEDRELLLVVKTTTFRFPALKERVLSLHPYSVPEILALPVAEGHRAYLDWLRESTE; encoded by the coding sequence GTGGAGGAGGTCGTCCTCATCACCGTGCCCACGGAGGAGAAGGCCCGGGAGATCGCCCGGGCCCTGGTGGAGGAGCGCCTGGCCGCCTGCGTGAACATCCTCCCCGGCCTGACCTCCGTCTACCGCTGGCAAGGAGAGGTGGTGGAGGACCGGGAGCTTCTCCTGGTGGTCAAGACCACCACCTTCCGCTTCCCCGCCCTGAAGGAGCGGGTCCTCTCCCTCCACCCCTACTCCGTCCCCGAGATCCTAGCCCTGCCCGTGGCCGAGGGGCACCGGGCCTATTTGGACTGGCTGAGGGAGAGCACGGAGTAA